The DNA region AATAcacaaagatataaataaatacacaagtaGATGTCACATGCTTGCATTTGTTAATGAGGGAATGGATGAGGTGTTCGTTCCCAGTATGTGTGGGGTCAACAAAGCCATGGGGCAAGGCTTTGGAAAACAGAGGTGACACACTGGAGTCCTCTTATATTAAGGATTGGATCCAGAGGCCACTCTTAAGCCCTCATGAGTTCTTTTCACCTTACTGGGGCCACCGTGGCTCTAGCATCAGGAAACTGCAAGCCCAAGACGCTAATGTTCATCAATTCTTCTAGGAACGAATGGTCAGATCCTGGAAGATTGAGCCACACCGTACACCAGCACATTTACCCCCAGAATATAGTGGTTAATAGGACCAAGACTGATGATGGATGCTTATAGAAATCTCTTCCCAGCAGGGAAGCAAAGTTAAAAGCAGAAGTTTCTTTAGGGAGAAGAGAATCAGAATTAAGTGAATGGAAGTCAATGGCACAGAACTAGAGTAGCTGGTTACCATTGTCTCGCTACCTGATGAGAAAGTTGCCGGGGCCTCCATTCCTCAGACACTGCAGAAGGCCTTTAATGAACTGTGCATGACCTACCTCTCCTGTTTTCAATATCTTTCATTGATTTCCAATTCTTCCATCATGACAAATTGCTTTATGATACACACGTTAGAGTGAATAAGCAGGCAGCTCCCCTGATATCGGCCATATTTGAGATGAAATCTTCCCGAAGAGACTAGAGAGAATTCCTCCCAGGGCTCCCTTGTCTTGAGAGTCACATTTATAAATAATCTCCTGGGACAGGCAATTCCCTGAGATGACTTTTGGAGAATATTCCTTTATACATTCTTAGCATCCATTTCAGAGGATGACATTTTATGGTCTAGTCTCCAAGTTTGAAGGATACATTCTGTTAGGAGCTTACAGATCCCTATACCTTGCTGGCAGCCAGAACTCTACCTGCTTTTCCAGGATAAAGTACCTCAGAGCAATGTATTGTGATGGGAAAATAACCATTTTGAAACAGTTCCAGGTTTGACCCCCAGCTCTGCCTTTCCTTTGATATGTGTCTTTGGgcaggttatttaacctctgagtctcaatttcttcaatcataaaatagagataataatgtTACCTACATTGCAAGGGAGTTTTTATATGGATTCAACTTCTTAACGTTGAAAGGTCCCTAATAGCTTTCAATTAAAAGTAGCagttggtggggcttccctggtggcgcagtggttgagagtccgcctgccaatgcaggggacacaggttcgagccccggtccgggaagatcccacatgccgtggagcggctgggcccgtgagccatggccactgagcctgcgtgtctggagtctgtgccccgcaacgggagagaccacaacagtgagaggcccgcgtaccgaaaaaaaagtAGCAGTTGGCTATGATAACTAGGATAGGACAGAGCTCTCTGCTTTGCTTCACATGGTTCTTCAGTTCTGCTCTACCAGAACTACCCACACTAGTGGCCTTTCCCTCTGGAAGACACAAGAACTAATGTAAAATTAATTATGCTTGTGGTGGACATGTTTAATGACTTTCTTTCCCCACTTTGGCATAAGCTCCGTGAGGGCAGAGACCATATCCGACCTGTTACTCACCATCATCCCCATGCCTAGTCATGCAGGCTCAGTAAGAAAACTGTTGGGATGAGTCACTGCACCTTAAGGATGCACTAGAAACCTCTTTGGAAATATCTGGAGAGGAGGTCACTGCAGGCGAGTCCCAGCAGGATGTACAGCTTCCATTGATTCCTGGAAAGGGAACTGCTGATAAACTGTGGTTGTGCTGAAAGGCCTGAGATTGATATAATCGTCAAACCTACAGCTCACCATGACCTTAGTAGTCCCTTTGGGAAGAGGCAACAATACAGCGCCCCTGGTATACCACATAATGACCTTGCTTCATTATAGGCTGTAAGTGAGCATTGAGCTTTCTGGAAGTGGACACAACCCTATGAAGCACTGAGTTCCTATGGAAAGACTAGAGAAGAAAGATGTTTGGGTTAGAAGGCAAAGCAACACAGTTTTACTATAAGCTCtatcaataatttttaatggcACCTTAGTCAAGCCGTTTCCCCTTTTTGGACCCCAGGTTATCAAGCTTTAAAATGAGGACATGAAGTAGCTAAATTCCCTTGGCCCTCCCAGCTCCAACAGTTCATACTTTTCTCATTCTATAGACTCCTGCGTGCGTGTCTTTCATCAATCAGGGGGGTGTAAGCGAGGGTGTTGCATTTTTCACAATTTCATATCCCCTGAGGATGATAAGGTTCACAGTTTATGGACTTGCCTTTTCTCAGCAGTTTGGTGCTGGTTGGTTGTAGTTGTTTTGTTGTATTACACCAGAGCCTAATCAATCACGTTGAGGTGGTCTTACTTGTCTGCTTGTGTCTTGCCCCTCGCCCCGCAGCCATGTTGCAGGCAGTGCGAGCCCTGATGATTGTGGGCATCGTCCTGAGTATCATTGGCCTCCTGGTGTCCATCTTCGCCCTAAAGTGCATCCGTATTGGCAGCATGGATGACTCTGCCAAGGCCAAAATGACACTTACCTCCGGGATCATGTTCATCATCTCAGGTAAACAAGGAGCTTGGGGTTCCCTCTCTCAAATGCGCGTCCAGGAATGTCAAAGCAAAATCATTCTGGCAGAGGACAGGGCTTCTCCCTAGTGAGCATGGTTTGAACATGGATCAGAGCTTTACACGCTGGGATTCAAGATCTGAGATTAAGGCTCACTTACACTCTACAGAATTATCATGAGTGCTGGTGTCCCTCTTAGCTGCCACCCTCACCTCATTATGAGAGATCCTCAACTCTAGGCAGACATGTGACTCAATCCCTAAAGGCATTATTTTGGTGAGActttagaaaatgattttaagGGAAAAGCCCTTGACATCATCAAAGGACCAGGCCCAAAATATTTGTACTACTGACCCCTGGTCCCACGATGGAAAATCTCTTTCTGTGCACGTACAAATCCTTCCTCAACTGGAGAGATAAGAGAGTGTAGGCACCTAGCACAGGGTCTACAGACTCATAGTGGGAATTCAATAATCGATGCTTGGATTGACCATCCTGTTATAGGAACAGAATATTCTGCAGCCTGCTCCCCTAAACTCGTTTAAACATACATTGCCTCACAAACAATGTGATCCATTTAAAGCTGACTCTGGAGTTTTCTTGCTGTTGCCCACAGGTCTCTGTGCAATCGCTGGAGTGTCTGTATTTGCCAACATGCTGGTGACTAACTTCTGGATGTCCACAGCTAACATGTACACCAGCATGGGTGGGATGGTGCAGACCGTCCAGACCAGGTAACCCCCTAATCTAGTCTCAGTATTCCGTGGTGAACATTGTTGTAAAAATCCGATTAAACACGTATGCCTAATGTGACTGTCAGCGCCTGAAATAGCAAAAATTTATCAGAGGCAACCATGCCATATCATAAATCAACAATGATCTGGAAATTCATAAGCTTCATTTCAGTGAAATATCCTTGGCGATATGACTTGAGGCTGATCTGACATTTGCATTGAAATACAGCGACAGATCACAGTATTTATCTACCACTCTTACACAGGCCCCATTGTGGTGGCAATGAAACAGGCACTGCTAACCCAAGCTTGTAAATGAGCATCACCTCCGCGTCTCCAGTCCATGACGGGAACCCAGCTAGGGACAGGGCAAAGCTGGAATCGAAATGAGGGAGGTGcggtacagatgagaaaagtaatGTTTCTTCCTTGTACGGCTGctctttctctcattcattcattcattcatgctacAAATGTACCGAACATACAGGCACTCTTCTGAGGTCTGGGGATAATGACAAGGTCCTCGTTCTCACAGAGGTCACGGTCTAGTGGAGGGAGATGAAACCTCGCTGTAATTTGGTGTCGGAAGCAGAGTAGAACTTTTCAAAGATGGAAGAGCAACTCCAATACCTATATTCATTTAGCCACTTCAAAGGGATGTATTTCATAGCAAGAAGCAGCAGCAAATTCCTGAAGGAGAAAGGTCTTGTTCTGGGAGAGCAATGTAAATATTATACCTAAGTGACCCGTCATCTCTGGAGGGGATACACTTGGTATTTCTCTAGCAGCACCATCATGGGAGACAGATGAGCGTAAGCATGTGATAAATCCATTACTCTCTGGCTCCCTGGAGCTCCACTCGCCACCCATGTTCCTGCTTTATttcaagaataggaaaaaatgtgATCCCCATAAGCTGCCCTCATCCTCCTTTACCGTCCCCTCATGGTCTCTTGACTACAAGGGCAACTTAGAAGCAAGCTGGTCAACTCGTCCTGGTTTTCCTGGGattttcccagttttagcactgatAGTCCCAGATCCTGGGAAACTTCTCTGTCACAGGCATAtcaggatggttggtcaccctattTTGAAGAGCTCGCCTTGGCCGCAGTATCTGGGTGCCTAGTGTCACTGCCCCTGCCCGAGGAGTCACCCACCCGCCTAGCACCCAGCGCTAATGCCCGCCATCACTCTCTTACACCGTCTCCTTAGAACATTCCCGTGTCCCTTGGGCAGGCAACCTCAGAGATTTTGTTCTCAGACAATCCTGTTTTGATGTAATTGAGTCCCATTGGAGGCAACCCTCTAAGGAGAAGGGCACCAGCCTTGGTGGACTGGAATCCAGTGTGGACTGGAACAGAAGCACCATGAGGGTGGGGTCTGTGTCCATTTTGTTCATCCCTTTGTCCCAGTGCCtgccagtgccaggcacatagtaagagctcaataaatacttgttgaacaaatgagtaaaggaatgaatgaaagaatgactgGTCTCTTCACATTAGTTCTTTCTAAACTTAATGCTCCTACCGGCATGGACGGTTACCAGGGTTACTTGAGTTAGAGATTTATCCACAGTAAGAACCCAAGAGACCAAAATTCCTTCTGAAATAATAACTTGAGACTGATCCCCTAATCTCTCAAACTTCTCTTACCGAACCTTCAAGACACTTCCCTTTGCCAATAGGGAGGGAGTGGGATTTCCTGAGATGTTTCTCTGAAATTAGAAGTTTACAATGAATTCTATGCCTGAGTGATGCTAGGGGCCTAAGAATCCCACAGCTTTTTTGCGGAGTAGCTTCAGTCCCAATTCTATTCTCCAGGACACTTGATTCAGTTGACTGCAACCCAAAGGGCTTGTGTTCAGGGGCGGGCTGGGATAGATGTAGAATCCAAAAGTGGGGACAGAGAGGATGGGCATGGCCAGGTTCACTGGGTAGAGCCTGGGGAGTTGAGTCAACCACATTCACAGCCACCGTCTCCCCACCCAGGTACACCTTTGGTGCGGCTCTGTTTGTCGGCTGGGTCGCTGGAGGCCTCACGCTAATTGGGGGCGTGCTGATGTGCATCACGTGCCGGGGCCTGGCGCCCGAGGAAACCAAGTGAGTCTCCCCATCCCGATGCAATCAGATGTTTTATCCGAGTCCATTTTAACATGTCATTTGCAGGCAGAATGGTCAGTATAGGTACATGGAAGAACTCTGAGAAGAGAATCATGAAACTTATCTTTTACGAGGAGACCTAAAGAACCGAACAGGCCTATTTCAGCCTGAGCAGATTTAGAAATGATGCTATTGAAGGAAAAACCCAGCCCTCTAGGTTCCCCCCCTGACTCCAGTATTCTGTAACTCAATGGTCCTCAGCTGGGAGCAATTttacccacctcccacccccacccacccctgccctggtCCCCAGGAGATATTGGGCAACATCTGAAGACTCTTGACTGTTACAGCTTTGGGGTGGAAGCATTGGGTGATACTGGAATCTGGTGGGTataggccagggatgctgctaagtaTTGTACAAAGCACAGGACAGGCCCCTACAACAAAGAAGTGTCCGTTCCAAAATGTTAGTAGCACTGCCGGTGAGAATGCCTGTTGTACCTCTGTAACTGGGCCTGGGGTTGGGAGACCTGGATCCCAGTCAGGTTCTCCTGCTCACCAGCCCCGTGACCTCTAGCCAGTcatttgccctctctgagcctctgttacCTCATCCACATACTAAGCAGATTAGGGGAGATGGGTTGCACGTAAATACCTCCCAGCTCACAAATTCTATGATTCTTTGGCATAACCATGTTCCCCTGGACATCATTTCTGGTTCAGCTTCATCTTAATTGATGAACAGAGGGAACTCACTAGTCACTAACCCCCCAGCTCTAATACAAAGCAAGAAATTCTGCTCTACCGCAGATGCTGAAAAGCCAGTGTCCCAAAGCCCAGGGAAGCAACTGTCTCAGTTTGCCGAGGACTAAGGGTTTCCTGGGACActggactttcagtgctaaaagtCAGACATCCTAGGGAAAATGAGTAGTTTGTCCTCCTACCAAATACATCTATGATCATAGaatgtttcttttgctttcagCTACAAAGCCGTCTCTTATCACGCCTCGGGCCACAATGTTGCCTACAGGCCTGGAGGCTTCAAAGCCAGCACTGTCTTTGAGTCCAACACCAAAAACAAGAAGATATACGATGGGGGTGCCCGCACAGAAGATGAGGGACAATCTCATCCTTCCAAGTACGACTACGTGTAGCCCTCCAAGACACCTCGGCAGGAGCAGAAGAAATCCCCCAACTAGAGCTCACCCAAAAACAAGGACATTTTACCTTGATTTCCCATTGCTTTTGACTCACAGTTGGAAGTTAGAAAGCCTTGGTTTCACCTGTGGTGAGGCCAGATGGTCTTGGACACTGGCCTCTGTCTCTAAATGTTCTATCACAAAACAGCTGAGTCAGCAAATGTGCATTAGAGGCTATAGCCCACATTTTCCaatcctcttatttcttttttttttttaacataacctTTTTAATCTGATGATAGAATGTGGTTTGAATTCCTATCAATCACTTAGATAATTTAGGCAGACTACCCCTCCTCCTTCTAGCCAATGGCCCATTGATGATCTATTTCCCAACTCATCCCCCAGAACAattctgaaaggaaaagaagagtcaATCAAAAGATATCATTTTCTGCCATTTGATTTttgccccttccccccacccctgccctaacTTGGCTACTAATAACACTGACTGAAGGAAAGTTAGTAGGGAAAAACATTTATCGTATCTGCAGCTCATTATCTGAGTTTTCTTACACTATGACCTTGAACATTACTTGGACCAAAGCGATTTCAGTTTGAAGAAACCAACCTTCTCCACTTCTGCTAACATCTGCTAATTCTAGCTGGACTCCCCACTGCGGGTCCTCTTTCTGCCACAGGCCAGAAACTGTCCCTAGaggaatgagaaaagaatttttttcttttttcttttttttttttggtaatctaAAGATATTTGGTATTCTAAATATACTTAGAATAAATAATGTATTCGTGAAATGATACACCGTCTCTGTGAATTAGCCTCACCCCTGCACAtgaatagaagaaaatgaaaaaaataattgctcTGATGTTGTATTGTACTTTGTAAAATCACATTTAAGTCCAAATTTCATGAAATGCTCACTGATCCTATTTCTTTCCCCTTGAGGTCTCCTGGGCTCTGGTTACAGATGATAGAATCAGTGTAATCCATGTAAAAACCAAATAATGGAACACAGCAGGTCCTAGGAAGTGAGTTGAAActggttccttttttaaaaagtgatgagcCTGAATGTCATGTTTCCAAGTGACAGGTGTCCACACTCCCATGGCTGCAGGCCACTAAGAGTTGAGGGTAGCACTTACTTGGCACTGTGGTCAGCTTCGTGACCCTGAAAGCTGGTCCCTTCACTAAATTCATCTTGAGTGGTTGGACCGTTGGATGTTCGAGAACTCTTTGCAGCCACACGCCTTCCCTGTGTTTGCATCACTACTGCCAAAAGCCTAACCTCCTTCTTCCAGGCCACCAGAATCCCATCCCAGCACGAGAGCCAGAATAGGCGCCCCCCAGGAAACTGAGGTAAGGCCAATCTCTCAAAACTACCTAGTCAGGGAACAGTGCTGGCACTGGGGGAATATGACCATTGGGTTattctttggaggaaaaaagtCCTCAGGGCAATAGTGCATACGAAAGTGGCCTCCAAGGAGATGGGTGAATATTCATAGGGGTCTTCAGGCTGTAAAGACTacgttggtgggggggggggggcggaaacCAGATCATGGCCCATTAAACAGAGAGGACTTGTGTTCACCAAGAATCCAAACAGTAAACCCAGAGACACTTCTCAATGAGACAGCAATGGTTTTAGGCCAAACCACATAAGAGCGCTCATGAAAATCATTGTCTAAGATGGGGTAAAGGATGAACAGATAAAATcaggatggacctggagattatcatactaagtgaaataagtcagagagagaaagacaaatatcatatgatatcgcttatatgcagagtctaaaaaaaatggtacaaatgaacttatttacaaaacagaaacagactcacagacttagagaatgaacttatggtcaccagtggggaagggtaagagggagggacagattggaagtttgggattgacatgcacacACTGCTGTGTTTAAATTACATAACCcacaagaacctactgtaaaaattaaaattaaaaagaagtcagcaagtgcatgcacacacacacacacacacacacacaaagtggagGTTGGGAGAGAGAAAGCTGAGCAATGTAGGACATGGACATTGTTCAGGGTTCTCAGGGTTTGAGTGGAAGGCCATGAACACGGTGAACTCTCCCCCGCACCACCACCAAGTCCCTAGTCAGGTCTGAGGCCCTGAGGTGTGGCTCAGCTGGGTTTTTAATTAGCACATTCTCTATCCAACACTTAATTGTTTGAAAGCCTCCATGTAGTTAGAGTgtgctttgtaaattttttttgtttctgctcTGTCTTATTGTACATGCACTGAGTATTGACCTCCATGCTTTGTTACTTAAATATTAAAGATACTGTTTTCTCACATTCGAACAgcttctgctctttttttccttagcTTCAGAATGTGGAGGTGGGAGTCTCAGCACCTCAAAGCCGAGTGCCTCTCCCTGGGGTGTTTCTGTTTGCAGAATCTCTGTCTTCTCAGCAGCAGCCTGGCTGCCTGGAGGCCAGCCAGGTCTGATCCAGTCCAGTTAGCAGTTCCTGCAACTTGGGAAGCCTGAATAAAAAGGGATTCCCAGAGCTGCCGGGCATGCAGCATGGGATCCAAAAACCAAGTTTAGCCTGTCTGACCCTGAGTGTGCCAGCCTGAAGTGTCTAATGTCATTGGTAAGCCCATGAGCTAGTAAAACAAGAGAGTCAATGCCTGTCCCCTTGGTGACATCATGGTCTGGCTTGACCAGCTCCATGAGCCATACTCACTGAGGCTGCATCAGGCTATGGAAACAGCATGCTCTATAGAAGCAGAACATCCCAATCTCAAATCCAGGCCACACCATTTCCCAGCTGTGTTAGCTTGAACAAAACACTTAACCTTtcagaatctcagtttccttatctacagAATAGGCATAATAAGGCTAATGGAATAATGTGAGTAAAGGATCTATTTAAGTGAAAACATCTGACTTAAACAACTTTAAGACAACCAGGGCCTTGGCTTGTGTAGCTAGCATATGAGGCCAGGATTGGTTTCAGGCACAGAAGGATCAAGGAATATGCTCAAGACCCTACCTTTTTCTGCTCACGTCTCAGTTCTGCTTTCCTCTCAGTCGGTGTGTTTCTCAGGCAGGTTGTTCCCAAAGGCTAGCAGTGATGGCTGATCATATTTCCAGGCACAGGCCATCTTTCAGCTCGGGAAACTTGCCAAAAAGGAGGTATCTCTTTCCTGATATCtgtaggagaaaaaaatcctgaTAAAACTCATTGGACTATTTGAGTCATGAATCTATTCCTATCCAGGTATCCATCCATCATCTCTTCCTATAGCCAGAGCAATGGTATTTAGCTTGGCCAAGCCTGGGTCCCAAAGTCAAAAGGtggagatggggacttccctggcggtacagtggtaaagaatccgccttacaatgcaggggaggcgggtttgatccctggtcagggaagtaagatcccacatgccgcggggcaactaagcccacatgctacaactactgagctcgcgcgcctgGACGacagcccgcgtgctgcaaactacagggcccacttgccctggagcctgcgggccacaactagagaagagaaaatcctGTGCCcacgtgcaccacaatgaagagtccgcgtgccacaactaagacccgacgcagccaaaaataaattaaataaataaataataaataaatcttaaaaaaaaagaagtggagatTTGTCATATACCACAAAGACTATATCCTAAGGACCCAGAGTCCTTAGCAATCAGGCACTCATTGCTttgccttgattttattttattttttaccccTTTGGTTGAAACTGAACTCCAAAAAAACCTTCAGAGGCACAACCTCTGAACCTCTCTGACCATTTACCAAATAGCACAGTATTTACAGTACAGAGAGGGAAGATCTGGGAGACTTCTTTGGTTCTCACAGGAAACTGATAATTACAAcctaaaaatgtcaaaaaaaaaaaaaccaaaaaaccttccCATTGAATtttaaacaa from Phocoena phocoena chromosome 4, mPhoPho1.1, whole genome shotgun sequence includes:
- the CLDN18 gene encoding claudin-18 isoform X1, translated to MSTTACQVVGFLLSMLGLAGCITATVMDMWSTQDLYDNPVTAVFQYEGLWRSCVQQSSGFTQCRPYFTILGLPAMLQAVRALMIVGIVLSIIGLLVSIFALKCIRIGSMDDSAKAKMTLTSGIMFIISGLCAIAGVSVFANMLVTNFWMSTANMYTSMGGMVQTVQTRYTFGAALFVGWVAGGLTLIGGVLMCITCRGLAPEETNYKAVSYHASGHNVAYRPGGFKASTVFESNTKNKKIYDGGARTEDEGQSHPSKYDYV
- the CLDN18 gene encoding claudin-18 isoform X2 — its product is MSVTACQGLGFVISLLGIAGIIAATCMDQWSTQDLYNNPVTAVFNYQGLWRSCVRESSGFTECRGYFTLLGLPAMLQAVRALMIVGIVLSIIGLLVSIFALKCIRIGSMDDSAKAKMTLTSGIMFIISGLCAIAGVSVFANMLVTNFWMSTANMYTSMGGMVQTVQTRYTFGAALFVGWVAGGLTLIGGVLMCITCRGLAPEETNYKAVSYHASGHNVAYRPGGFKASTVFESNTKNKKIYDGGARTEDEGQSHPSKYDYV